One window from the genome of Dermochelys coriacea isolate rDerCor1 chromosome 19, rDerCor1.pri.v4, whole genome shotgun sequence encodes:
- the RCC1 gene encoding regulator of chromosome condensation isoform X1 — protein sequence MLRLRGGWGGRTEDRAGQRGWRSSRELYSNMPGKRAAKKSPTPEEGSPERKKIKVFHSSHRTEPGLVLTLGQGDVGQLGLGEDVMERKRPALVQLPEKIIQAEAGGMHTVCLSETGKIYSFGCNDEGALGRDTSEEGSETTPGLVELQEKVVQMSAGDSHTAALTEDGRVFLWGSFRDNNGVIGLLEPMKKSALPVPLQLDVPVLKIVSGNDHLVLLTVDGDLYTCGCGEQGQLGRVPELFANRGGRKGLQRLLVPQRVPLKGRSGKGRVRFQEAFCGAYFTFAVTQEGHVYGFGLSNYHQLGTQDTEPCFAPQNLTSFKNSTKSWVGFSGGQHHTVCMDSEGKAYSLGRAEYGRLGLGEGAEEKSMPTPIPELPSVSSIACGASVGYAVTQEGRAFSWGMGTNYQLGTGEEEDVWSPVEMTGKQLENRVVLSVSSGGQHTVLLVREKEQS from the exons ATGCTCCGgctgcggggggggtggggggggcgcacAGAGGACCGAGCGGGCCAGCGGGGGTGGCGGAGCAGCAGGGAG CTCTATAGCAATATGCCGGGAAAGCGCGCTGCAAAGAAGAGCCCGACACCAGAAGAAGGGTCTCCTGAGAGGAAGAAGATTAAAG TCTTCCATTCATCACACCGGACAGAGCCTGGACTGGTGCTGACGCTGGGACAGGGGGACGTCGGGCAGCTGGGCCTGGGAGAGGATGTGATGGAAAGGAAGAGGCCAGCCCTGGTGCAGCTGCCCGAGAAGATCATCCAGGCAGAAGCAGGGGGGATGCACACCGTCTGCCTTAGCGAGACGGGCAAA ATCTACTCCTTTGGCTGCAACGACGAAGGTGCCCTGGGACGCGACACCTCCGAGGAGGGCTCGGAGACCACCCCGgggctggtggagctgcaggagaagGTGGTGCAGATGTCTGCCGGCGATAGTCACACAGCAGCGCTGACAGAGGACGGCAGGGTCTTCCTCTGGGGCTCTTTCCGG GATAATAATGGAGTCATCGGTTTGCTGGAGCCCATGAAGAAGAGTGCCCTTCCGGTGCCACTGCAGCTAGATGTGCCTGTCCTTAAAATAGTCTCAG GGAATGATCACTTAGTGCTGCTGACTGTGGACGGGGACCTGTACACATGTGGCTGTGGCGAGCAGGGACAGCTGGGAAGGGTGCCGGAGCTCTTTGCCAACCGGGGAGGAAGGAAAGGCTTAC AACGACTGCTTGTGCCTCAGCGCGTCCCTCTCAAGGGGAGAAGTGGCAAGGGCCGGGTGCGCTTCCAGGAAGCCTTCTGCGGGGCATACTTCACCTTCGCCGTCACCCAGGAGGGCCACGTTTACGGCTTCGGCCTCTCGAACTACCACCAGCTGG GGACGCAGGACACCGAGCCCTGCTTTGCTCCCCAGAACCTGACGTCGTTCAAGAACTCCACCAAGTCCTGGGTAGGGTTTTCGGGTGGCCAGCACCACACGGTGTGCATGGACTCGGAAG GGAAAGCCTACAGCCTGGGCAGGGCAGAGTATGGCCGGTTAgggcttggagaaggggcagaagaGAAGAGCATGCCCACGCCCATCCCAGAGCTGCCAAGCGTCTCCTCCATCGCCTGCGGGGCATCTGTTGGCTATGCTGTTACCCAGGAAG GGCGAGCGTTTTCTTGGGGCATGGGCACCAACTACCAGCTGGgcacaggggaagaggaggacgTCTGGAGCCCTGTGGAGATGACTGGCAAGCAGCTGGAGAATCGCGTGGTCCTGTCTGTGTCCAGTGGGGGGCAGCACACCGTCTTGCTGGTCAGAGAAAAGGAGCAGAGTTGA
- the RCC1 gene encoding regulator of chromosome condensation isoform X4, with product MLRLRGGWGGRTEDRAGQRGWRSSRELYSNMPGKRAAKKSPTPEEGSPERKKIKVFHSSHRTEPGLVLTLGQGDVGQLGLGEDVMERKRPALVQLPEKIIQAEAGGMHTVCLSETGKDNNGVIGLLEPMKKSALPVPLQLDVPVLKIVSGNDHLVLLTVDGDLYTCGCGEQGQLGRVPELFANRGGRKGLQRLLVPQRVPLKGRSGKGRVRFQEAFCGAYFTFAVTQEGHVYGFGLSNYHQLGTQDTEPCFAPQNLTSFKNSTKSWVGFSGGQHHTVCMDSEGKAYSLGRAEYGRLGLGEGAEEKSMPTPIPELPSVSSIACGASVGYAVTQEGRAFSWGMGTNYQLGTGEEEDVWSPVEMTGKQLENRVVLSVSSGGQHTVLLVREKEQS from the exons ATGCTCCGgctgcggggggggtggggggggcgcacAGAGGACCGAGCGGGCCAGCGGGGGTGGCGGAGCAGCAGGGAG CTCTATAGCAATATGCCGGGAAAGCGCGCTGCAAAGAAGAGCCCGACACCAGAAGAAGGGTCTCCTGAGAGGAAGAAGATTAAAG TCTTCCATTCATCACACCGGACAGAGCCTGGACTGGTGCTGACGCTGGGACAGGGGGACGTCGGGCAGCTGGGCCTGGGAGAGGATGTGATGGAAAGGAAGAGGCCAGCCCTGGTGCAGCTGCCCGAGAAGATCATCCAGGCAGAAGCAGGGGGGATGCACACCGTCTGCCTTAGCGAGACGGGCAAA GATAATAATGGAGTCATCGGTTTGCTGGAGCCCATGAAGAAGAGTGCCCTTCCGGTGCCACTGCAGCTAGATGTGCCTGTCCTTAAAATAGTCTCAG GGAATGATCACTTAGTGCTGCTGACTGTGGACGGGGACCTGTACACATGTGGCTGTGGCGAGCAGGGACAGCTGGGAAGGGTGCCGGAGCTCTTTGCCAACCGGGGAGGAAGGAAAGGCTTAC AACGACTGCTTGTGCCTCAGCGCGTCCCTCTCAAGGGGAGAAGTGGCAAGGGCCGGGTGCGCTTCCAGGAAGCCTTCTGCGGGGCATACTTCACCTTCGCCGTCACCCAGGAGGGCCACGTTTACGGCTTCGGCCTCTCGAACTACCACCAGCTGG GGACGCAGGACACCGAGCCCTGCTTTGCTCCCCAGAACCTGACGTCGTTCAAGAACTCCACCAAGTCCTGGGTAGGGTTTTCGGGTGGCCAGCACCACACGGTGTGCATGGACTCGGAAG GGAAAGCCTACAGCCTGGGCAGGGCAGAGTATGGCCGGTTAgggcttggagaaggggcagaagaGAAGAGCATGCCCACGCCCATCCCAGAGCTGCCAAGCGTCTCCTCCATCGCCTGCGGGGCATCTGTTGGCTATGCTGTTACCCAGGAAG GGCGAGCGTTTTCTTGGGGCATGGGCACCAACTACCAGCTGGgcacaggggaagaggaggacgTCTGGAGCCCTGTGGAGATGACTGGCAAGCAGCTGGAGAATCGCGTGGTCCTGTCTGTGTCCAGTGGGGGGCAGCACACCGTCTTGCTGGTCAGAGAAAAGGAGCAGAGTTGA
- the RCC1 gene encoding regulator of chromosome condensation isoform X2, whose product MTPQLYSNMPGKRAAKKSPTPEEGSPERKKIKVFHSSHRTEPGLVLTLGQGDVGQLGLGEDVMERKRPALVQLPEKIIQAEAGGMHTVCLSETGKIYSFGCNDEGALGRDTSEEGSETTPGLVELQEKVVQMSAGDSHTAALTEDGRVFLWGSFRDNNGVIGLLEPMKKSALPVPLQLDVPVLKIVSGNDHLVLLTVDGDLYTCGCGEQGQLGRVPELFANRGGRKGLQRLLVPQRVPLKGRSGKGRVRFQEAFCGAYFTFAVTQEGHVYGFGLSNYHQLGTQDTEPCFAPQNLTSFKNSTKSWVGFSGGQHHTVCMDSEGKAYSLGRAEYGRLGLGEGAEEKSMPTPIPELPSVSSIACGASVGYAVTQEGRAFSWGMGTNYQLGTGEEEDVWSPVEMTGKQLENRVVLSVSSGGQHTVLLVREKEQS is encoded by the exons ATGACTCCGCAG CTCTATAGCAATATGCCGGGAAAGCGCGCTGCAAAGAAGAGCCCGACACCAGAAGAAGGGTCTCCTGAGAGGAAGAAGATTAAAG TCTTCCATTCATCACACCGGACAGAGCCTGGACTGGTGCTGACGCTGGGACAGGGGGACGTCGGGCAGCTGGGCCTGGGAGAGGATGTGATGGAAAGGAAGAGGCCAGCCCTGGTGCAGCTGCCCGAGAAGATCATCCAGGCAGAAGCAGGGGGGATGCACACCGTCTGCCTTAGCGAGACGGGCAAA ATCTACTCCTTTGGCTGCAACGACGAAGGTGCCCTGGGACGCGACACCTCCGAGGAGGGCTCGGAGACCACCCCGgggctggtggagctgcaggagaagGTGGTGCAGATGTCTGCCGGCGATAGTCACACAGCAGCGCTGACAGAGGACGGCAGGGTCTTCCTCTGGGGCTCTTTCCGG GATAATAATGGAGTCATCGGTTTGCTGGAGCCCATGAAGAAGAGTGCCCTTCCGGTGCCACTGCAGCTAGATGTGCCTGTCCTTAAAATAGTCTCAG GGAATGATCACTTAGTGCTGCTGACTGTGGACGGGGACCTGTACACATGTGGCTGTGGCGAGCAGGGACAGCTGGGAAGGGTGCCGGAGCTCTTTGCCAACCGGGGAGGAAGGAAAGGCTTAC AACGACTGCTTGTGCCTCAGCGCGTCCCTCTCAAGGGGAGAAGTGGCAAGGGCCGGGTGCGCTTCCAGGAAGCCTTCTGCGGGGCATACTTCACCTTCGCCGTCACCCAGGAGGGCCACGTTTACGGCTTCGGCCTCTCGAACTACCACCAGCTGG GGACGCAGGACACCGAGCCCTGCTTTGCTCCCCAGAACCTGACGTCGTTCAAGAACTCCACCAAGTCCTGGGTAGGGTTTTCGGGTGGCCAGCACCACACGGTGTGCATGGACTCGGAAG GGAAAGCCTACAGCCTGGGCAGGGCAGAGTATGGCCGGTTAgggcttggagaaggggcagaagaGAAGAGCATGCCCACGCCCATCCCAGAGCTGCCAAGCGTCTCCTCCATCGCCTGCGGGGCATCTGTTGGCTATGCTGTTACCCAGGAAG GGCGAGCGTTTTCTTGGGGCATGGGCACCAACTACCAGCTGGgcacaggggaagaggaggacgTCTGGAGCCCTGTGGAGATGACTGGCAAGCAGCTGGAGAATCGCGTGGTCCTGTCTGTGTCCAGTGGGGGGCAGCACACCGTCTTGCTGGTCAGAGAAAAGGAGCAGAGTTGA
- the RCC1 gene encoding regulator of chromosome condensation isoform X3 translates to MPGKRAAKKSPTPEEGSPERKKIKVFHSSHRTEPGLVLTLGQGDVGQLGLGEDVMERKRPALVQLPEKIIQAEAGGMHTVCLSETGKIYSFGCNDEGALGRDTSEEGSETTPGLVELQEKVVQMSAGDSHTAALTEDGRVFLWGSFRDNNGVIGLLEPMKKSALPVPLQLDVPVLKIVSGNDHLVLLTVDGDLYTCGCGEQGQLGRVPELFANRGGRKGLQRLLVPQRVPLKGRSGKGRVRFQEAFCGAYFTFAVTQEGHVYGFGLSNYHQLGTQDTEPCFAPQNLTSFKNSTKSWVGFSGGQHHTVCMDSEGKAYSLGRAEYGRLGLGEGAEEKSMPTPIPELPSVSSIACGASVGYAVTQEGRAFSWGMGTNYQLGTGEEEDVWSPVEMTGKQLENRVVLSVSSGGQHTVLLVREKEQS, encoded by the exons ATGCCGGGAAAGCGCGCTGCAAAGAAGAGCCCGACACCAGAAGAAGGGTCTCCTGAGAGGAAGAAGATTAAAG TCTTCCATTCATCACACCGGACAGAGCCTGGACTGGTGCTGACGCTGGGACAGGGGGACGTCGGGCAGCTGGGCCTGGGAGAGGATGTGATGGAAAGGAAGAGGCCAGCCCTGGTGCAGCTGCCCGAGAAGATCATCCAGGCAGAAGCAGGGGGGATGCACACCGTCTGCCTTAGCGAGACGGGCAAA ATCTACTCCTTTGGCTGCAACGACGAAGGTGCCCTGGGACGCGACACCTCCGAGGAGGGCTCGGAGACCACCCCGgggctggtggagctgcaggagaagGTGGTGCAGATGTCTGCCGGCGATAGTCACACAGCAGCGCTGACAGAGGACGGCAGGGTCTTCCTCTGGGGCTCTTTCCGG GATAATAATGGAGTCATCGGTTTGCTGGAGCCCATGAAGAAGAGTGCCCTTCCGGTGCCACTGCAGCTAGATGTGCCTGTCCTTAAAATAGTCTCAG GGAATGATCACTTAGTGCTGCTGACTGTGGACGGGGACCTGTACACATGTGGCTGTGGCGAGCAGGGACAGCTGGGAAGGGTGCCGGAGCTCTTTGCCAACCGGGGAGGAAGGAAAGGCTTAC AACGACTGCTTGTGCCTCAGCGCGTCCCTCTCAAGGGGAGAAGTGGCAAGGGCCGGGTGCGCTTCCAGGAAGCCTTCTGCGGGGCATACTTCACCTTCGCCGTCACCCAGGAGGGCCACGTTTACGGCTTCGGCCTCTCGAACTACCACCAGCTGG GGACGCAGGACACCGAGCCCTGCTTTGCTCCCCAGAACCTGACGTCGTTCAAGAACTCCACCAAGTCCTGGGTAGGGTTTTCGGGTGGCCAGCACCACACGGTGTGCATGGACTCGGAAG GGAAAGCCTACAGCCTGGGCAGGGCAGAGTATGGCCGGTTAgggcttggagaaggggcagaagaGAAGAGCATGCCCACGCCCATCCCAGAGCTGCCAAGCGTCTCCTCCATCGCCTGCGGGGCATCTGTTGGCTATGCTGTTACCCAGGAAG GGCGAGCGTTTTCTTGGGGCATGGGCACCAACTACCAGCTGGgcacaggggaagaggaggacgTCTGGAGCCCTGTGGAGATGACTGGCAAGCAGCTGGAGAATCGCGTGGTCCTGTCTGTGTCCAGTGGGGGGCAGCACACCGTCTTGCTGGTCAGAGAAAAGGAGCAGAGTTGA